In a single window of the Pseudomonas sp. B21-015 genome:
- a CDS encoding acyltransferase, which produces MVETNPLIALAAYLLAIATAALLLRAVPKIARHLGHAGESRYASIDGLRGYLAFGVFVHHSIITWIFLRTGVIEFPPSNFYSQLGQASVALFFMITGFLFWSRLLTQGRQHDWLAFAISRLFRLYPLYLPLMLIVFVTVFYLQNWEFNEPATQLLGQTLAWLTFDRPDVNQYPQTGMLISNVTWTLGYEVFFYLALPLAAMGFIYRGSWLQVGLCLIGIYALYQLVGWEHSLKKHFLASFLGGIGAAYWIRRPHLVAWSQTRLAGIIALLALAIAFTAFNRAFDLMPLLLLSLFFVIVASGNTLFGALKPRSIRWLGEISYSVYLLHGFVLWAIVQRLPLVLQLDTRETWIFLPLLALCSCLLIIISSLTFLYIEKPGINAGKKTVKWLRQKRKGQKMLSETIAQQR; this is translated from the coding sequence ATGGTTGAAACCAACCCGCTCATTGCGCTGGCAGCCTACCTGTTGGCCATCGCGACCGCCGCGCTGTTGTTGCGCGCCGTTCCGAAAATCGCCCGACACCTCGGGCATGCCGGTGAGAGCCGCTATGCCAGCATCGATGGGCTGCGCGGCTATCTGGCTTTCGGCGTGTTCGTGCACCATTCAATCATTACCTGGATCTTCCTGCGGACCGGCGTGATCGAATTTCCACCGAGCAATTTCTACTCACAGCTTGGTCAGGCCAGCGTCGCGCTGTTTTTCATGATCACCGGCTTTCTGTTCTGGAGCCGATTGCTCACCCAGGGGCGCCAACACGACTGGCTGGCCTTCGCGATATCGCGGCTGTTTCGTCTCTACCCGCTGTACCTGCCGCTGATGTTGATTGTGTTTGTCACCGTGTTCTACCTGCAGAACTGGGAATTCAACGAACCCGCGACGCAACTGCTCGGCCAGACGCTGGCCTGGCTGACCTTCGACCGACCGGACGTCAATCAGTACCCGCAAACCGGCATGCTGATCTCCAACGTCACCTGGACACTGGGCTACGAAGTGTTCTTCTATCTGGCCCTGCCGCTGGCCGCCATGGGGTTCATCTATCGCGGCAGCTGGCTGCAAGTGGGGCTGTGCCTGATCGGCATTTATGCCCTGTATCAATTGGTCGGCTGGGAGCACTCGCTGAAAAAGCACTTCCTGGCCAGCTTCCTCGGCGGCATCGGCGCCGCGTACTGGATTCGCCGGCCGCACCTTGTGGCCTGGAGTCAGACCCGACTGGCGGGGATCATCGCCTTGCTGGCCCTGGCGATTGCATTTACGGCATTCAACCGCGCGTTCGACCTGATGCCACTGCTGTTGCTCTCGCTGTTTTTTGTGATCGTTGCGTCTGGCAACACACTGTTTGGCGCCCTCAAACCGCGCAGCATTCGCTGGCTTGGAGAAATCAGCTACAGCGTCTATCTGCTGCACGGGTTCGTGCTCTGGGCGATAGTGCAGCGCCTGCCGTTGGTACTGCAGCTGGATACCCGGGAAACCTGGATATTCCTACCGTTGCTCGCCCTGTGCAGTTGCCTGCTGATCATCATCAGCAGCCTGACATTCCTGTACATCGAAAAGCCGGGCATCAATGCAGGAAAGAAAACCGTGAAGTGGCTGCGCCAAAAAAGGAAAGGGCAGAAAATGCTCTCGGAGACAATCGCTCAACAACGTTGA
- a CDS encoding glycosyltransferase, which yields MSDAQPLVTVIIASYNHGRYIEESILSVLNQTYENIELLVVDDGSSDDSVERINALQALHGFDFRVQQNQGLTNTLNGAIARSKGSLIVPFGSDDIMLAERIAIQVAYMDGKPEVGICAGNIELIDADGNLYPEKRQRRDVPFRRLDFEDMFLERKPYPPAPTLMIRREALDKVGGFDPNIRLEDLLIELKVTRAGYFIDGLNVLMARYRKHATNSYKNHRFMVDNILRSYALFSDHPLYDEVRYKFLSSMFLKTANRDRKLARELLAQIPFKAWNKKTWRGLGRLFFSPLEKD from the coding sequence ATGAGCGACGCGCAACCCCTCGTCACGGTCATCATTGCGTCGTACAACCACGGCCGCTATATCGAGGAAAGCATTCTCAGCGTCCTCAACCAGACCTACGAAAATATCGAACTGCTGGTCGTCGATGACGGCTCCAGCGATGACAGTGTCGAGCGGATCAATGCCTTGCAGGCGCTGCACGGCTTCGATTTTCGGGTTCAGCAGAACCAGGGGCTGACCAACACCCTCAATGGCGCCATCGCTCGTTCAAAGGGCAGCCTGATCGTGCCGTTCGGTTCCGACGACATCATGCTGGCGGAGCGGATCGCCATTCAGGTGGCCTATATGGATGGCAAGCCCGAGGTCGGGATCTGCGCTGGCAACATCGAGCTGATCGATGCTGACGGCAACCTCTACCCGGAGAAGCGTCAGCGCCGCGATGTGCCGTTCCGCCGTCTGGATTTCGAGGACATGTTCCTGGAGCGCAAGCCCTATCCGCCGGCACCGACCTTGATGATCCGTCGTGAAGCGCTGGACAAGGTAGGCGGCTTCGATCCGAACATTCGTCTGGAGGATTTGCTGATCGAGTTGAAAGTGACCCGCGCCGGTTACTTCATCGATGGCCTGAATGTGCTGATGGCGCGCTATCGCAAGCACGCCACCAACTCCTACAAGAATCACCGCTTCATGGTCGACAACATCCTGCGCTCCTACGCGCTGTTCAGCGATCATCCGCTGTACGACGAGGTGCGTTACAAATTCCTCAGCTCGATGTTTCTGAAAACCGCCAATCGCGACCGCAAGCTGGCGCGGGAGCTGCTGGCGCAGATACCGTTCAAGGCCTGGAACAAGAAGACCTGGCGAGGGCTGGGGCGGTTGTTTTTCTCACCCTTGGAAAAGGACTGA
- a CDS encoding CatB-related O-acetyltransferase — translation MARFKLRYPEYAFGRGSYGLPHVHDWKEGSTLSIGAYCSIAEGVQIFLGGHHRADWVTTFPFPAMVAQASHISGYSGTNGDVNIGNDVWLCSNSTILSGVTVGDGAIVAAGALVTRDVEPYAVVGGNPASFLRWRFPEEQRLLLLQSAWWDWPEAELYGLADKLCSDDIEGFLAYARQRQPQ, via the coding sequence ATGGCACGTTTCAAGCTGCGATACCCGGAGTACGCCTTCGGTCGTGGCAGTTACGGCTTGCCGCACGTTCATGACTGGAAGGAAGGTTCGACGCTGAGCATTGGCGCGTATTGCTCGATCGCTGAAGGCGTGCAGATTTTTCTCGGTGGGCATCACCGTGCGGACTGGGTCACCACGTTTCCGTTCCCGGCGATGGTTGCACAGGCCTCGCATATCAGTGGTTACAGTGGCACCAACGGCGATGTGAACATCGGCAACGATGTGTGGCTGTGTTCCAACAGCACAATACTCTCGGGTGTGACGGTGGGGGATGGCGCAATCGTCGCGGCGGGTGCGCTGGTGACTCGCGATGTCGAGCCCTACGCGGTGGTCGGTGGCAATCCGGCGAGCTTTCTGCGTTGGCGTTTCCCCGAGGAGCAGCGTTTGCTCCTCCTCCAGAGTGCCTGGTGGGACTGGCCGGAGGCTGAGTTGTACGGCCTGGCCGACAAACTTTGCAGCGATGATATCGAAGGCTTCCTTGCGTATGCCCGTCAGCGGCAGCCCCAATGA
- a CDS encoding glycosyltransferase family 4 protein: protein MSQRSKVLQLQPDYNVKAHDFADLAEQIVKALPSDRYEVTAAFLRGKPRPGEALSRADRSVYFEFSDKSLKGMRLRAMWELYKFCRTEKFDVVICNRFKPVNMMLALNRWLKVPLCIGISHGFGEYDRFYRRRQTQRLIDHHWRFVGVSPAVKQYLLECDCGFTDQNTYAITNAIDIEQAEGLQHSRERARELLGIAPSVRLIGALGRLVPVKGHTYLLQAFAALKDKYPNTQLAIIGAGREESRLAAEIEHLGLTGRAHLLGFRENALQYVRAFDIWTMPSLAEGLGLALLEGMSGHLPVIASNVPAMLPLIQGAGGLAITPADVPTLVAALDNYLSLSDDELKAKGEQAYRYLQEQHDIEVFRQEYLNLIDSGLSLARKEQP from the coding sequence ATGAGTCAACGGTCAAAGGTTCTGCAATTGCAACCTGACTACAACGTCAAAGCCCATGATTTTGCCGACCTCGCGGAGCAGATCGTCAAGGCCCTGCCGAGCGATCGCTATGAAGTGACCGCGGCATTCCTGCGCGGCAAACCCAGGCCTGGCGAGGCGTTGAGCCGCGCGGACCGTTCGGTGTATTTCGAGTTTTCCGACAAGTCCCTCAAGGGCATGCGCCTGCGCGCCATGTGGGAGTTGTACAAGTTCTGCCGCACAGAAAAATTCGACGTGGTGATTTGCAACCGCTTCAAACCGGTGAACATGATGCTGGCGCTCAACCGCTGGTTGAAAGTACCGCTGTGCATCGGCATCTCCCACGGTTTTGGCGAGTACGACCGGTTTTACCGGCGTCGCCAGACCCAACGCCTGATCGATCACCATTGGCGCTTTGTCGGCGTGTCGCCAGCGGTCAAACAGTACCTGCTCGAATGTGACTGCGGCTTTACCGATCAGAATACCTACGCGATCACCAACGCCATCGACATCGAACAGGCCGAAGGTTTGCAGCACAGCCGCGAGCGTGCCCGGGAGTTGTTGGGCATCGCCCCGTCGGTGCGTTTGATCGGCGCATTGGGCCGGTTGGTGCCGGTCAAGGGCCACACCTATCTGTTGCAGGCCTTTGCCGCCCTCAAGGACAAATACCCGAACACCCAACTGGCAATCATCGGGGCGGGGCGCGAAGAGTCGCGCCTGGCCGCCGAAATCGAGCACCTGGGGCTGACCGGCCGCGCGCATTTGCTGGGGTTCAGGGAAAACGCCTTGCAGTATGTTCGGGCGTTCGACATCTGGACCATGCCATCCCTGGCTGAAGGCCTGGGGCTGGCATTGCTCGAGGGCATGAGCGGGCATCTGCCGGTGATCGCCTCGAACGTGCCGGCCATGTTGCCGCTGATTCAGGGCGCGGGCGGTCTGGCGATTACCCCGGCGGACGTGCCGACGCTGGTCGCGGCACTGGATAACTACCTGAGCCTGTCGGACGACGAGCTCAAGGCCAAGGGCGAACAGGCCTACCGTTATCTGCAGGAACAACACGACATCGAGGTGTTCCGTCAGGAATACCTGAACCTGATCGACTCCGGCTTGAGCCTGGCCCGCAAGGAACAACCATGA